The genomic DNA GAACTGGTCCACCAGCGTTTTGTGCTGGTTGCCTCTACCCGCGAAGAACGCGTTTTTAACCGCCTCGAACAGGCTCAGTTTCTTGATGCGCTGTGCGGCAAAATCGGCATCGATCTCCTGGCAAGAAATTCCCCAGAGTTTTTCGCTGTACGTCTTAAAGAAAATCTCGAACAGGCGGCGGCCAAAGCGGTTTACTACCCAATTCTCGAACGTGCCGTTCTGCTCGATTGGCGATAACCTGTTCGCGATGTAGCTGAACCCGCAGCGCGCCGCCTCGATAGGCCCGACGCGTGACAACACGTCGAAGGGCTTGAGCGGGTAGTAGAAAAACCTGCCGCGATAATAGATGCGTGTCAGCCGGTTCACCATTCGGTAGTCGCGTCCGACCACTTCGAGCCACAGTTCGTTGATGCGGCGGTGGCTGCTGAAAAAGCGGTGCGGCCCAAGGTCCACGGTCTGGTCCCACAACCGAAACGATCGCGCGAGACCGCCGACGGTATCGCTCGCTTCGTAGACGTGGACCTCGACGCCTTTCTTCGCGAGTTCGTATGCCGCGGTAATCCCCGCCGGGCCCGCGCCAATAACTGCTACCTGCACTGATTTTCCTTTAAGCCGGAAAGCGTTTAGCTTTCCGGCGCGTCATCCACTTCGCCTTTGCGATCGATCTCGTGTTTCTTCAAACGGTATTGCAGCGTCTTATAGGTGAGCCCGAGCAATTCGGACGCCTCCTTGATCGAGCCACCGCTCCGCGCGAGCGCCTGCCGAATCAGGTCCTGTTCCAGTTCCTCCAAGACCAACCCGCCCGGGGGCAGCGCGAATACGCCCTGCTCGACAACCCGTGTGCGCAACTTTTCCGGCAGATCGCCCTCGCGAATCGTGTCGCCGTCCGTGAGGATATACAACTGTTCGAGCGTGTTTTCGAGTTCGCGCACATTCCCCGGCCACCGGTAGCGGCGCATGGCCTCGAGCGCGTCCGGCGCCACAGTTGGGCAGGTCTTGCCCACGCGCGCGGCGAGTTTTTCACGAAAGTGATTGATTAGAAGCGGCAGATCGTTAAGCCGCTCGCGCAAGGGAGGCAGACTTACGGGCAACACATCGAGTCTGAAATACAGGTCTTCGCGGAAGTTTCCTTCGTCGACGTGCCTGCGCAGGTCACGGTTCGTCGCCGCGATCACACGCACGTCCACTTTGCGTTGCGTGCTCGAACCGACGCGTTCGACGACACCGTCCTGCAGCACGCGCAATAACTTCGCCTGGCTCTCGATGCGCATGTCGCCCACTTCATCCAGGAACAGGGTGCCGCCGTTGGCCGACTCGAACTTTCCCGCGCGGCTGGTTTCCGCGCCGGTGAACGCGCCCTTCTCGTGGCCGAACAATTCGCTCTCGACGAGCGTGTCGGGGATCGCCGCGCAATTCACAACGGCAAACGGTTTTTTCGCGCGCGGGCCCGAGAAATGAATGTGCCGCGCGACAAGCTCCTTGCCCGTCCCGGATTCGCCGAGGATCAGGACTGTGCTGTTTACGTTCACCGCGCGCTGCACGATATTGAATACCTTTTGCATCGACGCGCTCTCGCCGATAATGTTGCCGAGTGAGACCGACGCGGTGACGAGTTCACGGAGCTGGGTGTTTTCGCGCTTGAGTTGGCCACGCTCGATCGCGCGATCGATCGTGACGAGCAACTCGTCTTTGTCGAAGGGCTTCGCGAGATAGTCCGTTGCGCCTTCTTTCATGGCGTTGACAGCCGTCTGGACGGTCGCGTAGGCGGTCATCACCACGACTTCCAATTCGGGCCGCAACCGCTTCGCCTGGCGCAACAACTCGAGTCCGTCCACTTCCGGCATGCGCATGTCGGTCAGCAGCACGTTATACGATTCTTCCCGCAGGGCCGCGAGCGCCTCCTTGGCGGACGCCGTGGCCTTCACGTCGAACCGCGACGCATTCAGGATGTCATGCAGGATGAGGCGCTGCGTGTCGTCGTCTTCCGCAATGAGAATGCTGGCTTTCATACGGTCGCGGTCTTTCGTAACGGCAAGCTCATCAACACCTGGCAACCTTCGCCGAACGCGCACGTCAACGACACCGATCCGCCGTGCTCCTCGAAGATGCCGCGCGTGATCGACAAGCCGATGCCAGTGCCCGATGGCTTGGTCGTAAAATAGGGGTCGAACGCGCGCTCGGCCACGTCCCTGGTCAGCCCAGGGCCGTTGTCTCGCACTTCAATTTGATACGCGTCTTCCGTCGTGCGCGTAAGCACGCGCACACGCCCGCCGCCGTGGCAGGCCTCGATCGCATTGATCATCACGTTCAGCACGGCGCGCTTGACCTGCTTCGGGTCGATGTCCAGTTGAAGGCCCGCCGCGCCCAGATCGCTCGAGAGGCCGACGCCGTGCGATTCCGCCTCCGCCTTCACGAGATGAACGCAATCCTCGACAAGCGCATCGACCTTCACAGGTTCCGGTTGAAGTTCGCGTTCCTTCGCGAGCGCGAGAAATCCGGAAACGATGTCTTCCAGCCGATCGACTTCCTTGCGAATCGTCTGCAACTGCTGGGCGGCGCCGTTGTCGTTGCCGTTCAAATTGTCGAGCGCGTGGCTGGAGAGGAGTTTGATCGCGTTGAGCGGATTGCGCACGTCGTGCGCAATACCCGCGGCAAGGGAACCGAGCGCGGACAGGCGCTGCGCCTGCCGCAGGTTCGCCTCGATTTGTTCCTTGTCGCGGAGCGCGTCCACCATCCGGTTAAACGTCCTTTCGAGCGCCAGCACTTCGCCATAGCTCCGTTTGATCTCGACCGGCGCGAGTTCGCCCGCGCCGATGCGCGCACAACTCTTCGCCAGATCGCGCATGGGGCGCAACGATTTCACGATGAAGTACACCATGAGCCCGAGCGCAATTAAGAACGACGTGGTGAGCAGCGCGATGTAACGGTTCGTGAACGCGCGCCAGATGGCCGTGCGCGGGTCCAGCATGAATTCCGCGGTCAATTCCATGGGGGGGTGACCGTCCCGGTAGATGATGTGCGTCGCGGTAATTACGATGCCGTTGTCGGTAATCTGCGCGGTCGTGTTCGTCTGCTGTTCCGTGATGCTCGTCGGCTCGACGCCCTGCGCCGGCGCCATTTGCAGTTGCACGCCGGGATACTTCTGCTGGAGGTCGCGCGTCGCGGAGTCCACGCCGCCGGCATCTTCTCGATGTTCCTCGAACCAGATGTGCGCGTCTTGCGCCATCTCGAACGCGCGGTTCTCGTATTCGGCGCGCACTTCCTTGAGAAAGTGGACCGTCAACACGTACACCGATCCGAGCAGGCACAGCACCAGGACGACGCACAACGCGACCACGCGCGCGATGAGCGAGTTCGTCCAGTGCACCTTTGTGATGGCGGGCTCGGCGTCGGCGCCCATGTCTACTCCGGGAACAGCGGCGCGCCGCGATCGGACACGTCGGCGTCCGCGAAGGGGTCTTCTTCACCCCTGAGCGCGCGCAGCACGTGTTGAATGTCTTCCCAAACCAGTTTCTTGTCCGCCGGGTTCCGCAGCAAGTACGCGGGGTGGTACGTCACGCGCAGCGGAATGCCGTGATACTGGTGCCATTTTCCGCGCAGTCGGCCCGTTGCCTCGTCTTTGCGCAGCAGGGTGTTCGCGGCGTGCTTTCCGAGCGCGCAAATCACGGTAGGTTTGAGCAGTTCCAGTTGGCGGACCAGGTACGGTTCGCACTGTTCCTTTTCCGACGGCAGCGGGTCGCGGTTGTTCGGCGGGCGGCACTTCAACACATTGCAGATGTAAACGTCCTCGCGCCGCATCTTCATTCCTTTGACGATGATGTCGGTCAGCAACTGGCCCGCCTTCCCCACGAACGGAACGCCCTGCCAGTCCTCGTCCGCGCCCGGCGCCTCGCCGACGAACACCAACCGCGCCGTTGCATTGCCATCGCTGAATACGGTCTGCCTCCGCGTTTCGCACAGCGTGCACTTGCGGCAGCCCGCGACGACCGCGCGGAGTTCGTCGAGCGATGTAATATCCGCAAGGTTCGAGGGAGCTACTGCGGCTGGTGCGGGGGAGGCGGCGTCAAACGGGTCGGGCGCGGCACTTTGCGGCAGCGGCGCAATCTCCGCTTCCGCCGTAAGAATCGCGGCCAACTCGGGCGACAGGGCAAGCGTCCCGCGCTTCGGGTGTGCGGCGCGCGCCACCAGTTCGCGGGTCATTTCGATCACTTCTGAAAGTTCGTTCGCTTGCACCGGACACCTACTATCAACAGGCCATGATATCACGCGCCGGGAGCATGCCGCACCGTTGTGCGGCGCGCGCGGTATTCGGGAGGCAGTCCCGGTTATCGCCGGAACTTGGAGAGGATGTCCGAGACAATCGCGAGTATACGCGCAAGAACACCTTGGGGCGCGTGCCGCGGGACTTCTACGGGCAGCGGGGTCACGTCACCACCCGAGGAGACGGGCACCGGCGTCTGCTGCTGGACCAGCTCCGCTTCTGTACCGGGGATGGCAACGCCGGTGGACTGTTTGTACAGAGCGGCGAGCGCCAGCCGGAACTCTCTGGCGTCCTGAAACCGGTCGTTCGGGTCCTTCGCCATCGCCTTCTTCACAAAGGCATCCGCGTCGCGCGGCAAGTCCGGCACAAGATCGGTGATCTTGGTATCACCCTTGGGCAACTGCCCGGAAATTAGCTCGTAGAACATGACGCCGAGCGAGTAGATGTCCGCGCGCTTGTCCACTTCCGCCGCGCTCATCCGTTGCTCGGGCGCCATGTACTGCTGCTTGCCGAGGCTCACGCCGATCATCGTGAACTGCGACTCGACGTTCGTCAGCTTCGCCAGCCCGAAATCCAGCAGCTTTATATTGCCGTTCGACAGAACCATCACGTTGTCCGGGGACAGGTCGCGGTGAATGGCGTACTGGTGGGCGTGCTCGAGCGCGTGGCACAACAGGCTCAACACGCGCACGACCGACCCCAACCCCAATCTGCCCTTCTTC from Candidatus Hydrogenedentota bacterium includes the following:
- a CDS encoding sigma-54-dependent Fis family transcriptional regulator; the protein is MKASILIAEDDDTQRLILHDILNASRFDVKATASAKEALAALREESYNVLLTDMRMPEVDGLELLRQAKRLRPELEVVVMTAYATVQTAVNAMKEGATDYLAKPFDKDELLVTIDRAIERGQLKRENTQLRELVTASVSLGNIIGESASMQKVFNIVQRAVNVNSTVLILGESGTGKELVARHIHFSGPRAKKPFAVVNCAAIPDTLVESELFGHEKGAFTGAETSRAGKFESANGGTLFLDEVGDMRIESQAKLLRVLQDGVVERVGSSTQRKVDVRVIAATNRDLRRHVDEGNFREDLYFRLDVLPVSLPPLRERLNDLPLLINHFREKLAARVGKTCPTVAPDALEAMRRYRWPGNVRELENTLEQLYILTDGDTIREGDLPEKLRTRVVEQGVFALPPGGLVLEELEQDLIRQALARSGGSIKEASELLGLTYKTLQYRLKKHEIDRKGEVDDAPES
- a CDS encoding HAMP domain-containing protein; its protein translation is MGADAEPAITKVHWTNSLIARVVALCVVLVLCLLGSVYVLTVHFLKEVRAEYENRAFEMAQDAHIWFEEHREDAGGVDSATRDLQQKYPGVQLQMAPAQGVEPTSITEQQTNTTAQITDNGIVITATHIIYRDGHPPMELTAEFMLDPRTAIWRAFTNRYIALLTTSFLIALGLMVYFIVKSLRPMRDLAKSCARIGAGELAPVEIKRSYGEVLALERTFNRMVDALRDKEQIEANLRQAQRLSALGSLAAGIAHDVRNPLNAIKLLSSHALDNLNGNDNGAAQQLQTIRKEVDRLEDIVSGFLALAKERELQPEPVKVDALVEDCVHLVKAEAESHGVGLSSDLGAAGLQLDIDPKQVKRAVLNVMINAIEACHGGGRVRVLTRTTEDAYQIEVRDNGPGLTRDVAERAFDPYFTTKPSGTGIGLSITRGIFEEHGGSVSLTCAFGEGCQVLMSLPLRKTATV
- a CDS encoding uracil-DNA glycosylase, whose protein sequence is MTRELVARAAHPKRGTLALSPELAAILTAEAEIAPLPQSAAPDPFDAASPAPAAVAPSNLADITSLDELRAVVAGCRKCTLCETRRQTVFSDGNATARLVFVGEAPGADEDWQGVPFVGKAGQLLTDIIVKGMKMRREDVYICNVLKCRPPNNRDPLPSEKEQCEPYLVRQLELLKPTVICALGKHAANTLLRKDEATGRLRGKWHQYHGIPLRVTYHPAYLLRNPADKKLVWEDIQHVLRALRGEEDPFADADVSDRGAPLFPE
- a CDS encoding serine/threonine protein kinase — protein: MNDPSKPETSGSAQSAQTPLTPTPPVTQPDKETLKKLTAGFKPGDVIVNRYEVQKMLGRGGMGMVYLVHDREMNQSMALKTLLPQYLSSSHAVKRFVREVNAVRSLDHPCIVKIYDAQQIGSILYYTMEYVDGTSLFKYMKKKGRLGLGSVVRVLSLLCHALEHAHQYAIHRDLSPDNVMVLSNGNIKLLDFGLAKLTNVESQFTMIGVSLGKQQYMAPEQRMSAAEVDKRADIYSLGVMFYELISGQLPKGDTKITDLVPDLPRDADAFVKKAMAKDPNDRFQDAREFRLALAALYKQSTGVAIPGTEAELVQQQTPVPVSSGGDVTPLPVEVPRHAPQGVLARILAIVSDILSKFRR